The following proteins come from a genomic window of Geomonas sp. RF6:
- a CDS encoding branched-chain amino acid ABC transporter permease has product MFLQQLINGIALGSTYALIALGYTMVYGIITLINFAHGEIFMAGAFVGMLLVSYFKLNIFVAMALSMTFCMILGVVIELIAYRRLRRSSRLSALISAIGVSIFLSSLALMIFGADAKAFPDNAFPLHQIHIGNADISTLQISIIGISALLMLTLEFIVQKTKIGKAMRATSEDYTAAALMGINVNRVISFTFALGSALAAAGGMLVGLLFNAVTFNMGLMAGLKAFAAAVLGGIGSIPGAMLGGVLLGVTEVFGVAIGYSSYRDAIAFAILVLVLLLKPTGLLGQKIQKKV; this is encoded by the coding sequence ATGTTTCTACAGCAACTCATAAACGGCATAGCCCTGGGGAGCACCTACGCGCTCATCGCGCTCGGCTACACCATGGTGTACGGCATCATCACCCTCATCAACTTTGCTCACGGCGAGATCTTCATGGCCGGTGCCTTCGTGGGGATGCTGCTGGTCAGCTACTTCAAGCTGAACATCTTCGTGGCGATGGCTCTCTCCATGACCTTCTGCATGATCCTTGGCGTGGTCATCGAGCTCATCGCCTACCGCAGGCTGCGCCGCTCCTCCAGGCTCTCGGCCCTCATCTCCGCGATCGGCGTCTCCATCTTCCTTTCCTCGCTGGCCCTCATGATCTTCGGCGCCGACGCAAAGGCATTCCCCGACAACGCATTCCCGCTGCACCAGATACACATCGGCAACGCCGACATCTCCACTCTGCAGATCTCCATCATCGGCATCTCCGCTCTTCTCATGCTGACGCTCGAGTTCATCGTGCAGAAGACGAAGATCGGTAAGGCGATGAGGGCGACCTCTGAGGACTACACCGCAGCCGCACTGATGGGAATAAACGTAAACCGCGTCATCTCCTTCACCTTCGCGCTCGGCTCCGCGCTCGCCGCCGCAGGGGGGATGCTGGTGGGACTCCTTTTCAACGCCGTTACCTTCAACATGGGACTCATGGCGGGCCTGAAGGCCTTCGCTGCCGCTGTCCTCGGGGGGATCGGTTCCATTCCCGGCGCGATGCTGGGAGGGGTGCTTCTCGGGGTGACCGAGGTTTTCGGGGTGGCGATCGGCTACTCCTCCTACCGCGATGCAATCGCCTTTGCGATCCTCGTCCTGGTGCTGCTCCTGAAGCCGACCGGCCTCCTCGGCCAAAAAATCCAGAAGAAGGTTTAA
- a CDS encoding branched-chain amino acid ABC transporter permease, giving the protein MADFLQSLVGSIDPYTLQILVNIGVAIPLALGLNVITGLTGQLSLGHAAFMSIGAFISAIFTNRLGLPFELNLVMSGLFTALIGVMIGFPILRLTGDYLAICTLGFAEIVKVVFLNLDITNKALGLQVLPAKTVIPMPILVWVVAILAIIFVTFLQSSRFGRALKAIREDEIAAEAMGINLPRYKVQSFAIGTFLAGIGGALYAHFLSYINPSDFGFLKSVDILSMVVLGGLGSIPGTVFGAAILTAAPEFLRFMSQYRMLVYGALLVCLMVFRPNGLLGGVNFTGLLMRALGRKAHETLPHIVERNEL; this is encoded by the coding sequence ATGGCTGATTTTCTCCAGAGCTTGGTGGGGTCCATCGACCCCTATACATTGCAGATCCTTGTGAACATCGGCGTCGCCATCCCGCTCGCCCTTGGTCTCAACGTCATCACCGGCCTTACCGGGCAGCTCTCCCTGGGGCACGCGGCCTTCATGAGCATCGGCGCCTTCATCAGCGCGATCTTCACCAACAGGCTGGGGCTCCCCTTCGAGCTGAACCTGGTGATGTCCGGCCTCTTTACCGCACTGATCGGCGTCATGATCGGATTTCCGATCCTGCGTCTCACCGGCGATTACCTCGCGATCTGCACCCTCGGGTTTGCCGAGATCGTGAAGGTCGTCTTCCTGAACCTCGATATCACCAACAAGGCGCTCGGCTTGCAGGTCCTCCCTGCGAAGACCGTGATCCCGATGCCGATCTTAGTCTGGGTGGTGGCGATCCTCGCCATCATCTTCGTGACCTTCCTGCAGTCCTCCCGTTTCGGCAGGGCGCTGAAGGCGATACGCGAGGACGAGATCGCCGCCGAGGCGATGGGGATCAACCTGCCGCGCTACAAGGTGCAGTCCTTTGCCATCGGTACCTTCCTCGCCGGGATCGGCGGGGCGCTCTATGCGCACTTCCTGAGCTACATCAACCCCTCCGACTTCGGCTTCCTGAAATCGGTCGACATTCTGAGCATGGTGGTCCTCGGCGGCCTCGGGTCGATCCCCGGCACCGTCTTTGGCGCCGCGATCCTGACCGCAGCGCCGGAGTTCCTCCGCTTCATGTCCCAGTACCGGATGCTCGTCTACGGCGCGCTCCTTGTCTGCCTCATGGTGTTCCGCCCCAACGGCCTTCTCGGGGGCGTGAACTTCACCGGCCTTCTCATGCGGGCCCTCGGTCGCAAGGCGCACGAGACGCTCCCCCACATCGTGGAGCGCAACGAGCTGTAA